The following are encoded together in the Wolbachia endosymbiont (group E) of Neria commutata genome:
- the rnpA gene encoding ribonuclease P protein component, which yields MYAIKEREPEKHIQTIRLGLAVSKKTGKATKRNKIKRRLRILAKTSILNPSNVGHYYIILTNKNIMQASYQNLQKDLTICLKRIK from the coding sequence TTGTACGCTATAAAGGAAAGAGAACCTGAAAAACACATCCAGACCATTAGGTTAGGCTTAGCCGTCAGTAAAAAAACAGGAAAAGCAACAAAAAGAAACAAAATCAAAAGGCGCTTACGGATACTTGCTAAAACTAGCATTTTAAATCCAAGTAATGTAGGACACTACTACATAATATTAACTAACAAAAACATTATGCAAGCAAGTTATCAAAATTTACAAAAAGATCTAACTATTTGCTTAAAAAGAATAAAATAA
- the rpmH gene encoding 50S ribosomal protein L34, which translates to MKRTFQPKNLIRKRRHGFRSRMATRAGRKILNRRRSLGCNKLCA; encoded by the coding sequence ATGAAGAGGACATTTCAACCAAAAAATTTGATAAGAAAGCGTAGGCATGGTTTTCGTTCACGTATGGCAACAAGAGCTGGAAGGAAAATCCTCAACAGACGCCGTTCACTTGGATGCAATAAATTATGCGCATAG